The proteins below come from a single Candidatus Methylomirabilota bacterium genomic window:
- a CDS encoding MaoC/PaaZ C-terminal domain-containing protein, which yields MHIPASSVGTKVGPREQEIDARWLMAYAAALGEDAPEYFDTTRPGGILAHPLFPVCYEWPLALDLRAKALSDEIAVRGVHATHRVVLHRPPRAGDRLSTTATVAALERRAPGAYMVLRMETVDSAGHPVSMTDYGSLYLGVDCDPASPTLSPAGRGQGEGWSGSWSTEIPIPATLAHVYTECARIWNPIHTDRAVALGAGLPDIILHGTATLALAISQTLRRDPRGAATPVRSIACRFGAMVRLPSRLTVRGGEPVASADGPMVRFEALAEGGRPAVRDGELVFEG from the coding sequence GTGCACATCCCCGCCTCCAGCGTCGGCACGAAGGTCGGGCCGCGCGAGCAGGAGATCGACGCGCGCTGGCTGATGGCCTACGCGGCCGCCCTCGGCGAGGATGCACCGGAATACTTCGACACCACGCGCCCCGGAGGCATCCTCGCCCACCCACTCTTCCCGGTGTGCTACGAGTGGCCGCTGGCGCTCGATCTTCGCGCCAAGGCGCTCTCCGACGAGATCGCGGTGCGCGGCGTGCACGCGACCCATCGCGTCGTCCTGCATCGGCCGCCGCGGGCCGGCGATCGCCTCTCCACCACCGCGACGGTGGCCGCGCTCGAGCGGCGCGCGCCCGGTGCCTACATGGTCCTGCGCATGGAGACGGTGGACTCCGCCGGACACCCCGTCAGCATGACCGACTACGGCTCCCTCTACCTCGGCGTCGACTGCGACCCCGCCTCCCCCACCCTCTCCCCTGCGGGGAGAGGGCAGGGTGAGGGGTGGTCCGGGAGCTGGTCCACCGAGATCCCCATCCCGGCCACCCTCGCGCACGTGTACACCGAGTGCGCCCGCATCTGGAATCCGATCCACACCGATCGCGCGGTGGCCCTCGGAGCGGGCCTGCCCGACATCATCCTCCACGGCACCGCGACGCTCGCCCTGGCGATCTCGCAGACGCTGCGCCGCGACCCGCGCGGCGCCGCCACGCCGGTGCGCTCGATCGCGTGCCGCTTCGGCGCGATGGTGCGGCTGCCCTCGCGACTCACCGTCCGCGGCGGTGAACCGGTGGCGTCGGCCGATGGCCCGATGGTCCGCTTCGAAGCCCTCGCCGAAGGCGGGCGCCCGGCGGTGCGCGACGGCGAGCTGGTGTTCGAAGGCTGA
- a CDS encoding uroporphyrinogen decarboxylase family protein, producing MTKFERVQAALKRQPTDRPPYAFWRHFPDVDRNAAALAQSTLRFHERYQSDFLKVTPTGGYAVEDWGCVEGDEVLADGHRACVRHAVNTHDDWRKIRPVKMESTAWASHLETIIRCVVDRRADCSTLPTVFSPLSLARKLSGDRLAYDLKENPQAVSDALEAITETILAFAEACFREGAEGFFYSIQAASTTFHTEEEYRRFGEPYDRRILEAVQAKSKLTIVHGHGERLMFERLASLPAHAWNWDDRRAGPSLRDGLARVPGAVIGGLDQWGPLKDGSVEDTQAEVRDAIAQVDGRGLILGAGCVLPVGTSDATLVAIAKSLGGVPRLGFLRPQ from the coding sequence ATGACCAAGTTCGAGCGCGTGCAGGCCGCGCTGAAGCGGCAGCCGACCGACCGGCCCCCCTACGCCTTCTGGCGCCACTTCCCCGACGTCGACCGCAACGCGGCGGCGCTGGCGCAGTCCACGCTGCGCTTCCACGAGCGCTACCAGTCCGATTTCCTCAAGGTCACCCCCACCGGCGGCTACGCGGTGGAGGACTGGGGCTGCGTCGAGGGCGACGAGGTGCTGGCCGACGGGCACCGCGCCTGCGTGCGCCACGCGGTCAACACCCATGATGACTGGCGGAAGATCCGGCCGGTGAAGATGGAGTCCACCGCGTGGGCGTCGCATCTCGAGACCATCATCCGCTGCGTGGTGGACCGCCGAGCGGACTGCTCGACGCTGCCGACGGTGTTCAGCCCGCTCTCGCTGGCCCGCAAGCTATCCGGCGACCGGCTGGCCTACGATCTCAAGGAGAATCCGCAGGCGGTCAGCGACGCGCTCGAGGCGATCACCGAGACCATCCTGGCCTTCGCCGAAGCGTGCTTCCGCGAGGGCGCCGAGGGCTTCTTCTACTCCATCCAGGCCGCGAGCACGACCTTCCACACCGAGGAGGAGTACCGACGCTTCGGCGAGCCGTACGATCGGCGCATCCTGGAGGCGGTGCAGGCGAAGTCGAAGCTCACGATCGTGCATGGCCACGGCGAGCGGCTGATGTTCGAGCGGCTCGCCAGCCTCCCCGCGCACGCCTGGAACTGGGACGACCGCCGCGCCGGGCCGTCACTGCGAGACGGCCTCGCGCGGGTCCCCGGCGCGGTGATCGGCGGCCTCGACCAGTGGGGACCGCTGAAGGACGGCAGCGTCGAGGACACCCAGGCCGAGGTGCGCGACGCGATCGCGCAGGTGGACGGCCGCGGCCTCATCCTGGGCGCCGGCTGCGTGCTGCCGGTCGGCACCTCCGACGCGACGCTCGTGGCGATCGCCAAGTCCCTCGGCGGCGTGCCTCGCCTCGGCTTCCTCCGCCCACAGTAG
- the ychF gene encoding redox-regulated ATPase YchF translates to MKIGLVGLPKSGKTSLFNLLTGSSVATSSFGTARGEMHAGIARVPDARVDRLTAMFKPKKTTFATFEVVDLAGFAKGERQGLEAKEFRNADALLHVVRAFADAAGTAADPAGDIDDLETELILADLEVVERRLERLEAQLKKKRTDADAHEQAILLKVTPGLEAGRPIRAMGLADEEARALRGFTFLSQKPILHCLNLSEKEIARGQGLAASFGLEAVAQRPATRLGWVSAVIEAEVGQLEGPEQAAFLADLGLTEPAIRRVLEDCYALLGLISFFTVGEDEVRAWSIPRGTRAQDAAGAIHSDIARGFIRAEVVGYDDLLAVDGSMAAARERGRLRLEGKDYEVQDGEICHFRFNVAK, encoded by the coding sequence ATGAAGATCGGTCTGGTCGGACTCCCCAAGAGCGGGAAGACCTCGTTGTTCAACCTGCTGACCGGCTCGAGCGTGGCCACCTCGTCGTTCGGCACCGCGCGCGGCGAGATGCACGCGGGCATCGCGCGCGTGCCCGACGCGCGGGTGGATCGCCTCACCGCGATGTTCAAGCCGAAGAAGACGACCTTCGCCACCTTCGAGGTGGTGGACCTCGCCGGCTTCGCGAAGGGCGAGCGCCAGGGCCTGGAGGCCAAGGAATTCCGCAACGCGGACGCGCTGCTCCACGTGGTGCGCGCGTTCGCGGATGCCGCCGGCACCGCCGCGGATCCGGCGGGTGACATCGACGACCTGGAGACCGAGCTGATCCTCGCCGATCTGGAGGTGGTGGAGCGGCGACTGGAGCGGCTCGAGGCGCAGCTCAAGAAGAAGCGCACCGACGCCGACGCGCACGAGCAGGCGATCCTGCTGAAGGTCACGCCCGGGCTCGAGGCGGGGCGGCCGATCCGGGCGATGGGACTCGCGGACGAGGAGGCGCGGGCCCTCCGGGGCTTCACCTTCCTTTCCCAGAAGCCGATCCTGCACTGCCTGAACCTCTCCGAGAAGGAGATCGCGCGCGGCCAGGGGCTCGCGGCGAGCTTCGGGCTCGAGGCGGTGGCCCAGCGGCCGGCGACGCGACTCGGCTGGGTGTCGGCGGTGATCGAGGCCGAGGTCGGCCAGCTCGAAGGCCCGGAGCAGGCCGCGTTCCTCGCCGATCTGGGACTCACCGAGCCGGCGATCCGTCGCGTCCTCGAGGACTGCTACGCCCTGCTCGGGCTGATCTCGTTCTTCACGGTCGGCGAGGACGAGGTGCGGGCGTGGTCCATTCCCCGGGGCACGCGCGCCCAGGACGCGGCGGGCGCGATCCACTCGGACATCGCGCGCGGCTTCATCCGGGCCGAGGTGGTGGGCTACGACGATCTGCTCGCGGTCGACGGCTCCATGGCCGCCGCGCGCGAGCGTGGCCGGCTACGGCTCGAGGGCAAGGACTACGAGGTGCAGGACGGCGAGATCTGCCACTTCCGCTTCAACGTCGCCAAGTAG
- a CDS encoding DMT family transporter: MPSLRPLDWRGASTALLLAAMWGGNPVAVKVGLADAPPLRLALFRFVLGALAILAYARWTRHRGVFAVGPGEWRVLISLGVIFSIQIGTMNVGIGLTSAAHGAVLLNSYAVHAVVLAHFMIPGDRLTPAKLAGVLVAYAGIVLLFAREFSFHSATLVGDLIVAGSAVLLGERVVYMAKAVQRLDPIKLLVFQSAIGSACFLLASLLFESGTPTRYTGALATSLFYQGVVIAGFNFIVNSYLYQKYLASALATCSLTTPLFGVLIAAAVTGDRLSPLLLLSTLMVAAGIGLTVRR; this comes from the coding sequence GTGCCCTCGCTCCGTCCCCTCGACTGGCGCGGCGCCTCCACCGCCCTCCTCCTCGCCGCCATGTGGGGCGGCAATCCGGTCGCGGTGAAGGTCGGTCTCGCCGACGCGCCGCCGCTGCGCCTCGCCTTGTTCCGCTTCGTGCTCGGCGCGCTCGCGATCCTGGCCTACGCGCGGTGGACGCGGCACCGCGGCGTCTTCGCGGTGGGGCCCGGCGAGTGGCGCGTGCTGATCTCGCTCGGCGTGATCTTCTCGATCCAGATCGGCACGATGAACGTGGGCATCGGGCTCACCTCCGCCGCCCACGGCGCGGTCCTGCTCAACTCCTACGCGGTGCACGCGGTGGTGCTCGCCCACTTCATGATCCCGGGCGATCGCCTGACTCCCGCCAAGCTGGCCGGCGTCCTCGTCGCCTACGCGGGGATCGTGCTGCTCTTCGCCCGCGAGTTCTCCTTCCACAGCGCGACCCTGGTCGGTGACCTGATCGTGGCGGGCAGCGCGGTGCTGCTCGGCGAGCGCGTGGTGTACATGGCGAAGGCGGTGCAGAGGCTCGATCCGATCAAGCTGCTGGTCTTCCAGTCCGCGATCGGCAGCGCGTGCTTCCTGCTCGCGAGCCTGCTCTTCGAGAGTGGAACGCCGACCCGCTACACCGGCGCGCTGGCCACCTCGCTCTTCTACCAGGGCGTCGTCATCGCCGGATTCAACTTCATCGTGAACTCGTACCTCTACCAGAAGTACCTGGCCAGCGCGCTGGCCACCTGCTCGCTCACCACGCCGCTCTTCGGGGTGCTCATCGCGGCCGCGGTGACCGGCGACCGCCTGAGTCCCCTGCTGCTGCTCTCCACCCTGATGGTCGCGGCCGGGATCGGGCTCACGGTTCGGCGCTGA
- the queF gene encoding preQ(1) synthase, which yields MPTRPSKSLEVVPNPHPDRDYEVSLEIPEFTCICPRTGQPDFATIRVRYVPDQRLLELLSIKLYIWSYRNEGAFHEDVTNRILDDFVAAAAPRWIEVVGDFTVRGGIKTVVRATHGKRPEL from the coding sequence ATGCCCACCCGGCCGTCGAAGAGCCTCGAGGTCGTCCCGAATCCGCACCCGGACCGTGACTACGAGGTGAGCCTCGAGATCCCCGAGTTCACCTGCATCTGCCCGCGCACCGGGCAGCCCGACTTCGCGACCATCCGGGTCCGCTACGTGCCGGACCAGCGGCTCCTCGAGCTCCTGTCGATCAAGCTCTACATCTGGTCGTATCGCAACGAGGGCGCCTTCCACGAGGACGTGACCAACCGCATCCTCGACGACTTCGTGGCCGCGGCCGCGCCGCGCTGGATCGAGGTGGTGGGCGACTTCACGGTGCGCGGGGGCATCAAGACGGTGGTGCGGGCCACCCACGGCAAGCGGCCGGAGCTCTAG
- a CDS encoding EamA family transporter has protein sequence MWLVLALVAALCQVLRNTVMKRLGHSLDEYINVWGRFTFLLPFAAAFVLWKGVPEIKPGFYLACACFAVSQTISTMALSKALKLSDISMVTALWKVSLLVLVVLGYFTLKERPTLLGIVGILISMAGVYLLNVHRAHIAWWAPLAVLFTDRGMRYSLLAALFFAPSVVTIKWAMQCSDQYMGTLGGYVAASLLVTPIVLKTSRRRFAEVPRYWKAFVSFGLFASLTTVSQGTAYLMTLSSYVEAVKQVEILFAMAIGVILFHEKQRVRDIAPGAVVMLAGVALLSLAG, from the coding sequence ATGTGGCTCGTCCTCGCGCTGGTGGCCGCGCTGTGCCAGGTGCTGCGCAACACGGTGATGAAGCGCCTCGGCCACTCGCTCGACGAGTACATCAACGTGTGGGGCCGGTTCACCTTCCTGCTCCCGTTCGCGGCCGCCTTCGTGCTCTGGAAGGGCGTGCCGGAGATCAAGCCCGGCTTCTACCTGGCCTGCGCGTGCTTCGCGGTGAGCCAGACCATCTCCACCATGGCGCTGTCCAAGGCGCTCAAGCTCTCCGACATCTCGATGGTCACCGCGCTGTGGAAGGTCAGCCTGCTCGTGCTGGTCGTCCTCGGCTACTTCACCCTGAAGGAGCGGCCGACCCTGCTCGGGATCGTCGGCATCCTGATCAGCATGGCCGGGGTCTACCTGCTCAACGTCCACCGCGCCCACATCGCGTGGTGGGCTCCGCTCGCGGTGCTCTTCACCGACCGGGGCATGCGCTACTCGCTGCTCGCCGCGCTGTTCTTCGCGCCCTCGGTGGTCACCATCAAGTGGGCGATGCAGTGCTCGGACCAGTACATGGGCACCCTGGGAGGCTACGTGGCCGCGAGCCTGCTGGTCACCCCGATCGTGCTCAAGACCTCGCGCCGGCGCTTCGCGGAGGTCCCGCGCTACTGGAAGGCGTTCGTCAGCTTCGGTCTCTTCGCCTCGCTCACCACCGTGAGCCAGGGCACCGCCTATCTCATGACGCTGTCGTCGTACGTGGAGGCGGTCAAGCAGGTCGAGATCCTGTTCGCGATGGCGATCGGGGTGATCCTGTTCCACGAGAAGCAGAGGGTGCGCGACATCGCGCCGGGCGCGGTCGTGATGCTGGCGGGGGTGGCGCTGCTGAGCCTGGCCGGCTAG
- a CDS encoding alpha/beta hydrolase has product MAPRASSVRTPSLEIAYEEQGPSDGAPVILLHGFPDDVRAWDGVAAPLAAEGRRVLVPYLRGYGPTRFLDPAAPRMAQQAAIGQDLLDFMDALGLERASLAGYDWGGRAACIVAILAPRRVRALVTIGGYNVQNTLRPSAPASAEEERAYWYQWYFNTERGRAGLEANRRDICRLLWREWSPGWRFDEATFDRTAVAFDNPDFVPVVIHSYRHRHGNAAGDARFDPIERRLAERPRIEVPTVILHGRDDAVDRPRRSESHVGLFPDGTERRVVADAGHFMPREQPGAVADAVRSLLARTR; this is encoded by the coding sequence GTGGCCCCGCGCGCGTCGAGCGTTCGCACGCCCTCGCTCGAGATCGCCTACGAGGAGCAGGGCCCGTCGGACGGCGCACCGGTGATCCTGCTTCACGGCTTCCCCGACGACGTGCGCGCGTGGGACGGGGTGGCGGCTCCCCTGGCCGCCGAGGGCCGCCGGGTGCTGGTGCCGTACCTGCGCGGCTACGGCCCGACGCGCTTCCTCGACCCGGCCGCGCCGCGCATGGCCCAGCAGGCCGCGATCGGCCAGGATCTGCTCGACTTCATGGACGCCCTCGGGCTCGAGCGGGCGAGCCTGGCCGGCTACGACTGGGGCGGACGCGCGGCCTGCATCGTCGCGATCCTGGCGCCGCGGCGGGTGCGCGCGCTGGTCACCATCGGCGGCTACAACGTGCAGAACACGCTCCGGCCCTCCGCTCCGGCCTCGGCCGAGGAGGAGCGCGCCTACTGGTACCAGTGGTACTTCAACACCGAGCGCGGCCGGGCCGGGCTCGAGGCCAACCGCCGCGACATCTGCCGGCTCCTCTGGCGCGAATGGTCGCCGGGCTGGCGCTTCGACGAGGCGACGTTCGATCGCACCGCGGTCGCCTTCGACAATCCCGACTTCGTGCCGGTGGTGATCCACTCCTACCGACACCGGCACGGCAACGCCGCCGGCGATGCGCGCTTCGACCCGATCGAGCGCCGCCTGGCCGAGCGGCCGCGGATCGAGGTCCCCACCGTCATCCTGCACGGCCGCGACGATGCGGTCGACCGGCCGCGCCGCTCCGAATCCCACGTCGGGCTGTTCCCGGACGGCACCGAGCGGCGCGTGGTGGCGGACGCCGGCCACTTCATGCCGCGCGAGCAGCCCGGCGCGGTGGCGGACGCCGTCCGCTCGCTCCTGGCCCGCACCCGATAG
- the leuD gene encoding 3-isopropylmalate dehydratase small subunit encodes MSESARRQVAGRGIPVPGNDIDTDRIIPARFLKTVTNEGLGLHAFEDARKHDPEHPFNQKAYEGASVLVAGLNFGCGSSREHAPESLKQWGIRAIVGGSFAEIFFGNCTMLGIPCLSIDNDDVLWLQRAVGRDPRQSVTVDVEKQEVRVGDRVIRGRIPDGARNHLVSGAWNATGVLLEAGDAIEATAKRLPYISGF; translated from the coding sequence ATGAGCGAGAGCGCGCGGCGGCAGGTGGCGGGACGAGGCATTCCGGTGCCGGGCAACGACATCGACACCGATCGGATCATCCCGGCGCGGTTCCTCAAGACGGTGACCAACGAGGGGCTGGGCCTGCACGCCTTCGAGGACGCGCGCAAGCACGATCCCGAGCATCCGTTCAACCAGAAGGCGTACGAAGGGGCCTCGGTGCTGGTGGCCGGCCTGAACTTCGGCTGCGGCTCCTCGCGCGAGCACGCGCCCGAGTCCCTCAAGCAGTGGGGCATCCGCGCCATCGTCGGCGGTTCGTTCGCCGAGATCTTCTTCGGCAACTGCACCATGCTCGGCATCCCGTGCCTGTCCATCGACAACGACGACGTGCTCTGGCTGCAGCGGGCGGTGGGCCGCGATCCGCGGCAGAGCGTGACGGTGGACGTGGAGAAGCAGGAAGTGCGCGTCGGCGACCGCGTGATCAGGGGGCGGATCCCGGACGGGGCCCGCAACCACCTGGTCTCGGGGGCGTGGAACGCCACCGGGGTGCTGCTCGAGGCGGGCGACGCCATCGAGGCCACCGCGAAGCGCCTGCCGTACATCAGCGGCTTCTAG
- the leuC gene encoding 3-isopropylmalate dehydratase large subunit, producing the protein MASSLLDKVWDAHTVRTLPSGQTQLLIGLHLIHEVTSPQAFQALRDLNVPVRMPGRTFATLDHIIPTTAQQRPFKDEVAEEMTVHLVRNSEQSGVSLFGLDSGRQGIVHVIGPELGLTQPGMTIACGDSHTATHGAVGAIAFGIGTSQVRDVLATQCLAMAKPKLRQVRVDGALSRGVYAKDVILAIIRTLGVNGGVGYAYEYAGPVVDGMTMEERLTLCNMSIEGGARFGYVNPDQTTVDYLRGRQYAPQGAAFERATAWWKGVASDPETRYDDVKRLDGAAIPPMVTWGINPGQSVGVGDCIPSPESAPEQERATYREGLAHMGFEAGQPIAGARIDVVFIGSCTNSRISDLRVAAAVAKGHRVAKSVRAIVVPGSQQVAKAAEAEGLHEIFREAGFEWRNAGCSMCLGMNDDKLRGREMSASTSNRNFIGRQGSPTGRTLLMSPAMAAAAALNGAVTDVRQMLQPAGAEAAR; encoded by the coding sequence ATGGCGTCATCGCTGCTCGACAAGGTGTGGGACGCGCACACGGTGCGGACGCTCCCCTCGGGGCAGACCCAGCTGCTGATCGGTCTGCACCTGATCCACGAGGTCACCTCGCCGCAGGCCTTCCAGGCCCTGCGCGATCTGAACGTGCCGGTGCGCATGCCCGGGCGCACCTTCGCGACGCTCGATCACATCATCCCCACCACCGCCCAGCAGCGGCCGTTCAAGGACGAGGTGGCCGAGGAGATGACGGTCCATCTCGTGCGCAACTCGGAGCAGAGCGGGGTGTCCCTGTTCGGTCTCGACAGCGGCCGGCAGGGCATCGTCCACGTGATCGGCCCCGAGCTGGGGCTCACCCAGCCCGGCATGACCATCGCGTGCGGGGACAGCCACACCGCCACCCACGGCGCGGTCGGGGCCATCGCCTTCGGCATCGGCACGAGCCAGGTGCGCGACGTGCTGGCCACGCAGTGCCTGGCCATGGCCAAGCCGAAGCTGCGCCAGGTGCGGGTGGACGGCGCGCTGAGCCGGGGCGTCTACGCCAAGGACGTGATCCTGGCGATCATCCGCACGCTCGGGGTGAACGGGGGCGTCGGGTACGCGTACGAGTACGCGGGCCCGGTCGTGGACGGCATGACCATGGAGGAGCGCCTCACCCTCTGCAACATGTCCATCGAAGGGGGGGCCCGCTTCGGCTACGTCAACCCCGATCAGACCACCGTCGACTACTTGCGCGGGCGCCAGTATGCGCCGCAGGGCGCCGCATTCGAGCGCGCGACCGCGTGGTGGAAGGGCGTGGCCTCGGACCCGGAGACGCGCTACGACGACGTCAAGCGGCTCGACGGCGCCGCGATCCCGCCGATGGTGACCTGGGGCATCAATCCCGGCCAGTCGGTGGGCGTGGGCGACTGCATCCCCAGCCCGGAGTCGGCGCCCGAGCAGGAGCGCGCGACCTATCGCGAGGGCCTCGCCCACATGGGCTTCGAGGCGGGCCAGCCCATCGCCGGGGCGAGGATCGACGTGGTCTTCATCGGCTCGTGCACGAACTCGCGCATCTCCGACCTGCGGGTCGCCGCCGCGGTGGCCAAGGGGCACCGGGTGGCGAAGAGCGTCCGGGCCATCGTGGTGCCTGGCTCGCAGCAGGTGGCCAAGGCCGCCGAGGCCGAGGGCCTCCACGAGATCTTCCGCGAGGCCGGCTTCGAATGGCGCAACGCGGGCTGCTCGATGTGTCTCGGCATGAACGACGACAAGCTGCGAGGGCGGGAGATGAGCGCCTCGACCAGCAACCGGAACTTCATCGGGCGCCAGGGGAGCCCGACCGGGCGGACCTTGCTGATGAGCCCGGCGATGGCGGCCGCGGCGGCCCTGAACGGCGCGGTCACCGACGTGCGGCAGATGCTGCAACCGGCTGGCGCGGAGGCGGCGCGATGA
- a CDS encoding LysR family transcriptional regulator — translation MIDAALLPALLSLLTVARTGSVGAAARLHHRTSSAISQQVRKLESHLGVRLLERAGRGVRLTAAGEAALPGILQLSTETEALFAQLADLSGRPPATLRVAVSDYLGRALLVPVLRELIEPQPRLRFEIATTHSREGARLVGLGEVDCAVVTGQEAPRGIEAERLFEQAFVWIGPRRGRAQPPLTERLAREPLLRLSAGSQGRRLLEDYLARERIQPVSTIDVPSVSLLLAYVSGGLGIGLAPALAVTEIDRERVRWERADVPALSVALLYRTGFRRGAAADRFATRLVAEGRRVGERLGHAAPSAAAAPTRARPGRRRAST, via the coding sequence ATGATAGACGCCGCGCTCCTCCCGGCCCTCCTGAGCCTGCTGACGGTCGCCCGCACCGGCTCGGTGGGCGCGGCGGCCCGGCTGCACCACCGCACCTCGTCGGCGATCAGCCAGCAGGTGCGCAAGCTGGAGAGCCATCTCGGCGTCCGGCTCCTGGAGCGGGCCGGCCGCGGCGTGCGCCTGACCGCGGCGGGCGAGGCCGCCCTGCCCGGTATCCTGCAGCTGAGCACCGAGACCGAGGCGCTCTTCGCCCAGCTCGCCGATCTCTCGGGGCGGCCACCCGCAACGCTGCGGGTGGCGGTCAGCGACTACCTCGGCCGCGCCCTGCTCGTCCCGGTCCTCCGCGAGCTGATCGAGCCGCAGCCGCGGCTGCGCTTCGAGATCGCCACCACCCATTCCCGCGAGGGCGCGCGACTGGTCGGTCTGGGAGAGGTCGATTGCGCGGTGGTGACCGGCCAGGAGGCGCCGCGCGGGATCGAGGCCGAGCGCCTCTTCGAGCAGGCGTTCGTCTGGATCGGCCCGCGACGCGGCCGCGCGCAGCCGCCGCTGACCGAGCGTCTCGCCCGCGAGCCGCTGCTTCGCCTGAGCGCAGGCAGCCAGGGCCGGCGGCTGCTCGAGGACTATCTCGCGCGCGAGCGCATCCAGCCGGTGTCCACCATCGACGTGCCGAGCGTGTCGCTGCTGCTCGCCTACGTCTCGGGGGGTCTGGGCATCGGGCTGGCCCCGGCGCTGGCCGTGACCGAGATCGATCGGGAGCGCGTGCGCTGGGAGCGGGCCGACGTCCCGGCGCTCTCGGTGGCCCTGCTCTACCGGACCGGGTTCCGCCGGGGGGCGGCCGCCGATCGCTTCGCGACCCGGCTCGTCGCAGAGGGGCGCCGCGTCGGCGAGCGGCTGGGGCACGCGGCGCCGTCGGCCGCGGCCGCGCCTACGCGAGCACGCCCGGGTAGGCGGAGGGCTTCGACGTGA
- a CDS encoding DUF1501 domain-containing protein: protein MARCTRRSFMKGGALAFLALGSAPRFLLRSALAQERTGKPKILIAIFQRGAVDGLSMIVPHGDPDYYAARGGIAIARPAGGGADTTIDLDGFFGLHPALAPLKPLWDGRRLAIVHACGSPDVTRSHFDAQDYMESGTPGVKSTADGWLARGLAAMPAREVASPFRAVSLGPALPRALRGDVGAVAMNSVADFDVKEAPVVMGGAGARQGFESLYEQGVRDLLYGTGRETFDAVQMLKAAAPHRLAPAHGAVYPRGRLGESLRQIAQLIRADVGLEVAFADVGGWDTHAGQGNERGQLAFRLKDFAAGLAALDRDLGPRMSDVVVLTMSEFGRTVRENGNRGTDHGHATAMLVLGGPVKGGRVYGRWPGLRREQLYEGRDLAVTTDFRSLFTEVAVKHLGAPPEPLFPAFTSKPSAYPGVLA, encoded by the coding sequence ATGGCTCGATGCACGCGACGGTCCTTCATGAAGGGCGGGGCCCTCGCATTCCTCGCGCTCGGGAGCGCGCCGCGGTTCCTGCTCCGCTCCGCCCTCGCGCAGGAGCGGACGGGCAAGCCGAAGATCTTGATCGCGATCTTCCAGCGCGGGGCGGTGGACGGCCTCAGCATGATCGTGCCGCACGGCGACCCCGACTACTACGCCGCCCGCGGCGGCATTGCGATCGCGCGCCCGGCCGGCGGCGGGGCCGACACCACGATCGACCTGGACGGCTTCTTCGGGCTGCATCCGGCGCTGGCCCCGCTGAAGCCGCTCTGGGACGGCCGTCGGCTGGCGATCGTGCACGCGTGCGGATCGCCCGACGTCACCCGCTCCCACTTCGACGCGCAGGACTACATGGAGTCGGGCACGCCCGGGGTGAAGAGCACCGCGGACGGCTGGCTCGCCCGCGGCCTCGCCGCGATGCCGGCGCGCGAGGTCGCGTCGCCCTTCCGCGCCGTCTCGCTCGGCCCCGCCCTGCCCCGCGCGCTCCGCGGCGACGTGGGCGCGGTGGCCATGAACAGCGTGGCCGACTTCGACGTCAAGGAGGCCCCGGTGGTGATGGGCGGCGCGGGCGCGCGCCAGGGCTTCGAATCGCTCTACGAGCAGGGCGTGCGAGACCTGCTCTACGGCACCGGGCGGGAGACCTTCGACGCGGTGCAGATGCTCAAGGCCGCCGCGCCTCATCGCCTCGCGCCGGCCCACGGCGCCGTATACCCGCGCGGGCGCCTCGGCGAGAGCCTGCGTCAGATCGCGCAGCTCATCCGGGCCGACGTGGGCCTCGAGGTCGCATTCGCGGACGTGGGCGGCTGGGATACCCACGCCGGGCAGGGCAACGAAAGGGGCCAGCTCGCGTTCCGCCTCAAGGACTTCGCGGCCGGTCTCGCCGCGCTGGATCGCGATCTGGGCCCGCGGATGAGCGACGTGGTCGTGCTCACCATGTCGGAGTTCGGCCGCACGGTCCGCGAGAACGGCAACCGGGGCACCGATCACGGGCACGCCACCGCGATGCTGGTGCTCGGCGGCCCGGTGAAGGGCGGGCGCGTCTACGGCCGCTGGCCGGGTCTCCGGCGCGAGCAGCTCTACGAAGGCCGGGATCTGGCCGTCACCACCGATTTCCGGAGCCTGTTCACCGAGGTGGCGGTGAAGCACCTGGGCGCGCCTCCCGAGCCCCTGTTCCCGGCCTTCACGTCGAAGCCCTCCGCCTACCCGGGCGTGCTCGCGTAG